A genomic region of Dickeya solani IPO 2222 contains the following coding sequences:
- a CDS encoding amino acid ABC transporter substrate-binding protein codes for MKKSRLALLTGALLVTSALAQAQDDLSAIKAAGVIKFGTEGTYAPYTYHDASGKLVGFDVDVGRAVAEKLGVKAEFVEGRWDGLIAGVDAKRYDAVINQVGVTKERQVKYDFTKPYIDAKSVLIVRGDNTRIKSFNDLKGHKSAQSLTSNYSKLATSYGAEIVPTDGFNQSLELVLSGRAEATLNDNLSFLDFKKHKPDANVKVAATAESGDPSAILVRKNQPQLVDALNNALDQIKADGTYKTISVRYFGQDVSK; via the coding sequence ATGAAAAAATCTCGCTTAGCATTACTTACCGGCGCCTTACTGGTTACCAGCGCGCTGGCACAGGCTCAGGACGATCTCAGCGCCATCAAGGCCGCGGGTGTGATTAAATTTGGTACCGAGGGCACGTATGCGCCTTACACCTACCATGATGCTTCCGGCAAACTGGTCGGTTTCGATGTGGATGTCGGCCGCGCCGTGGCGGAAAAACTGGGCGTAAAAGCTGAATTCGTCGAGGGCCGCTGGGACGGGCTGATTGCCGGCGTGGACGCCAAACGCTATGACGCCGTGATTAACCAGGTGGGCGTAACCAAAGAACGTCAGGTGAAGTATGACTTCACCAAACCGTATATCGACGCCAAATCCGTGCTGATCGTGCGGGGCGATAACACCCGCATCAAATCGTTCAACGATCTGAAAGGCCACAAATCCGCCCAGAGCCTGACCAGCAATTATTCCAAGCTGGCGACCAGCTACGGTGCGGAAATCGTGCCGACCGACGGCTTCAACCAGTCGCTGGAGCTGGTGCTGAGCGGCCGCGCCGAAGCTACCCTGAACGATAACCTGTCATTCCTGGACTTCAAAAAACACAAACCGGACGCCAACGTGAAAGTGGCTGCCACCGCCGAAAGCGGCGATCCGTCCGCCATTCTGGTACGCAAAAACCAACCGCAACTGGTGGACGCGCTGAACAACGCGTTGGATCAAATCAAAGCTGACGGCACCTATAAGACGATTTCTGTGCGATACTTTGGACAAGACGTTTCCAAATAA
- a CDS encoding amino acid ABC transporter permease — protein MPSWLQLMADSFWSLLSAGLTFTVPLAILSFVLGLMIGVLVALLRLYGPKPLKRICDFYVWVIRGTPLLVQLFLIFYGLPNAGITLDAFPAALIGFSLNVGAYSSEIVRGAILSVPKGQWNAAYSLGMSGAQAIRWVIVPQSVFVSLPPLANTFISLVKDTSLAAVITVPEMFLAAQRIVSVTYEPLILYIEAALIYLLFSTVLSKLQTRLEKYYQRHIVH, from the coding sequence ATGCCATCATGGCTACAACTCATGGCAGACTCCTTCTGGAGTCTGCTTTCTGCTGGGCTGACATTCACCGTTCCTCTCGCGATTCTTTCCTTTGTCCTCGGGTTGATGATCGGTGTGCTGGTCGCCTTGCTGCGCCTGTACGGCCCGAAACCGCTCAAGCGGATTTGCGACTTTTATGTGTGGGTGATTCGCGGCACGCCGCTACTGGTCCAGCTGTTCCTGATTTTCTATGGCTTACCCAACGCCGGCATCACGCTGGACGCCTTTCCCGCAGCGCTGATTGGTTTCAGCCTTAACGTCGGCGCCTACAGCTCGGAAATCGTGCGCGGCGCGATCCTTTCCGTCCCCAAAGGACAGTGGAACGCCGCCTATTCACTCGGCATGAGCGGCGCACAGGCCATCCGCTGGGTGATCGTGCCGCAGTCGGTATTCGTGTCGCTGCCGCCGCTGGCTAATACCTTTATTTCGCTGGTCAAGGACACCTCGCTGGCCGCCGTGATCACGGTGCCTGAAATGTTTCTGGCCGCGCAGCGTATCGTGTCGGTGACCTACGAGCCGCTGATTCTCTATATCGAAGCCGCACTCATCTATCTGCTGTTCAGCACCGTGCTGAGCAAACTGCAGACGCGGCTGGAAAAATACTACCAACGCCACATCGTGCATTGA
- a CDS encoding amino acid ABC transporter substrate-binding protein: MKKVIMSTLVASASLFAFINQAHAGATLDAIQKKGFVQCGISDGLPGFSYADANGKYSGIDVDVCRGVAAAIFGDANKVKFTPLTAKERFTALQSGEVDLLSRNTTWTSSRDGGMGLLFTGVTYYDGIGFLTHNKAGLKSAKELDGATVCIQAGTDTELNVADYFKTHNMKYTPVTFDRSDESAKALDSGRCDTLASDQSQLYALRIKLGKPADFVVLPEVISKEPLGPVVRRGDEDWYAIVRWTLFAMLNAEEMGITSQNVDQMAAKPTTPDMSHLLGKEGNYGKDLKLPADWAYKIVKQVGNYGEVFERNVGQGSELKIKRGLNELWNKGGIQYAPAIR; this comes from the coding sequence ATGAAAAAAGTGATTATGTCCACGCTGGTCGCCAGCGCTTCACTGTTTGCCTTCATCAACCAGGCACACGCAGGCGCAACTCTTGATGCAATTCAGAAGAAAGGGTTCGTGCAGTGCGGTATCAGCGATGGACTTCCTGGTTTCTCGTATGCCGATGCCAACGGCAAATACTCCGGTATCGACGTTGACGTCTGCCGCGGTGTCGCTGCGGCCATTTTTGGCGATGCCAATAAAGTCAAATTCACCCCGCTGACCGCCAAAGAGCGTTTCACCGCCCTGCAGTCCGGCGAAGTGGATTTGCTGTCCCGCAATACCACCTGGACCTCCTCCCGTGACGGCGGCATGGGCCTGCTGTTCACCGGCGTGACCTACTACGACGGTATCGGCTTCCTGACCCATAACAAAGCCGGACTGAAAAGCGCCAAAGAGCTGGACGGCGCAACCGTTTGTATCCAGGCCGGCACCGACACCGAACTGAACGTGGCCGACTACTTCAAAACCCACAACATGAAATACACTCCGGTGACCTTCGACCGCTCTGACGAAAGCGCCAAAGCGCTGGATTCCGGCCGCTGCGATACGCTGGCTTCCGACCAGTCTCAGTTGTACGCCCTGCGTATCAAACTGGGCAAACCGGCTGACTTCGTGGTACTGCCGGAAGTGATCTCCAAAGAACCGCTGGGACCGGTAGTACGTCGCGGTGACGAAGACTGGTACGCGATTGTCCGCTGGACGCTGTTCGCCATGCTGAATGCCGAAGAGATGGGCATCACCTCTCAGAACGTCGACCAGATGGCCGCCAAACCGACTACCCCGGACATGTCGCACCTGCTGGGCAAAGAAGGCAACTACGGCAAAGACCTGAAACTGCCGGCCGACTGGGCGTACAAAATCGTCAAACAGGTGGGTAACTACGGCGAAGTGTTTGAGCGCAACGTGGGTCAAGGCAGTGAGCTGAAAATCAAACGTGGCCTGAACGAACTGTGGAACAAAGGCGGCATCCAGTACGCCCCTGCCATTCGCTGA
- a CDS encoding CTP synthase has translation MKQIARIALIGDYTPAVTAHQAIPPALDLAAHQLGLTVQYHWIDSERLSPASQLDAFDAVWCVPASPYRHDDNILQAIRFARETHIPFLGTCGGCQYALLEYARHVLGWHDANNAEVTPEGRAVIAPLQCEMVEKQGDIRLSPDSRIGRAYGRDAITEGYRCRYGINEAFRDAFTAAGVRVSGVDDNGDIRAVELTDHPFFVGTLFQPERAALKEIAPPLAIALLEAALVR, from the coding sequence ATGAAACAGATTGCCAGAATCGCGCTGATAGGTGACTACACCCCTGCCGTCACCGCCCATCAGGCTATCCCGCCCGCTCTCGACCTTGCCGCCCATCAGCTTGGCCTCACTGTTCAGTACCACTGGATCGACAGCGAACGGCTGTCGCCGGCCAGCCAGCTTGACGCTTTCGATGCCGTCTGGTGCGTTCCCGCCAGCCCGTACCGTCACGATGACAATATCCTGCAGGCCATCCGTTTTGCCCGCGAAACGCATATCCCTTTTCTGGGCACCTGCGGGGGTTGTCAGTATGCGCTGCTCGAATACGCTCGCCATGTACTGGGCTGGCATGACGCCAATAATGCGGAAGTCACCCCGGAAGGTCGTGCGGTGATTGCGCCATTGCAATGTGAAATGGTGGAAAAACAGGGCGATATTCGCCTGTCTCCCGATTCACGCATCGGCCGCGCTTACGGTCGCGACGCGATCACCGAAGGCTACCGCTGCCGCTACGGCATCAACGAAGCGTTTCGGGATGCGTTCACCGCCGCCGGTGTACGCGTATCTGGCGTGGATGACAACGGCGATATTCGCGCCGTCGAACTCACCGACCATCCGTTTTTTGTCGGCACCTTGTTTCAGCCAGAACGCGCTGCACTAAAAGAGATAGCGCCGCCGCTGGCCATTGCTCTCCTTGAGGCAGCATTAGTACGCTAA